The following DNA comes from Candidatus Poribacteria bacterium.
TATTTCGTTTTTGCTTTAGGTTTGACGACGCTAATGGTAAGCGTTGACGCACAAGCAAAGATTGCCTTTGTGTCTGATAGGGATGGACACAGCAGGGAAATCTATGTGATGGACGACGATGGCGGAAATCCTCGAAGACTCACAAATAGGTCCCCTGACGGCAAGCACATTGTCTTTTGGTCTGAAAGTCACGATAATCACCGGGACACAAATATCTACGTGATAGACGCCGCTGGGGGTAATCCTCGAAAACTCACCAAAAATCTCGGAGGTGACAGTTATCCTGCATGGTCACCTGATGGGGCAGGTATTGCCTACTCTTCCAGTAAGATTAACACTTGGTGGGTGGAAGACATTCATGTGATGGACACCAATGGTAGGAATCCTCAGAAACTCACAAACACAGGCACTGACTATTCTCCCGCATGGGCTCCTGATGGGGAACGCATCACTTTCATGTCCTATAGAGATGGGAACGGTGAAATTTACGCGATGGACGCCGATGGCGGGAATCCTCAAAACCTCACTAACAATCCGGCAGAGGACTGGACTCCTTCATGGTCTCCTGATGGTGAGCACATTGCTTTCTCATCTGATAGGGATGGCCCCCGTGAAATTTACGTGATGGACGCCGATGGGAATAATT
Coding sequences within:
- a CDS encoding PD40 domain-containing protein: MGRKYNLAYFVFALGLTTLMVSVDAQAKIAFVSDRDGHSREIYVMDDDGGNPRRLTNRSPDGKHIVFWSESHDNHRDTNIYVIDAAGGNPRKLTKNLGGDSYPAWSPDGAGIAYSSSKINTWWVEDIHVMDTNGRNPQKLTNTGTDYSPAWAPDGERITFMSYRDGNGEIYAMDADGGNPQNLTNNPAEDWTPSWSPDGEHIAFSSDRDGPREIYVMDADGNNSRRLTNHPAMDFLPSWSPDGKRIAFVSDRGRSFDIYVIDAAGGNLQNLTNVRFGEDSAPAWFHPNLAIAPAAVAPTSKRATMWGWFKRIGQ